One stretch of Chthoniobacterales bacterium DNA includes these proteins:
- the lepB gene encoding signal peptidase I, translating into MFTKSYIKHGRLLIRHADKLLRYRRDLLSESTSAEMKAQIERVRQALKKKNELLVKEESERLHALYTQHLPTPKDAAWRENVEVILVAIVVAIGIRSYFLQPFKIPTGSMQPTLNGIIGHPMTEPAPNILRQVAEFFVLGRNYINVVSAEEDRIEQITPQKFGFFFTFSRIKCERQNFLVYAPPDTLRQDFKLAPGNHYNKGDVIARGAIDTGDQVFVDKFSYNFMKPHRGNVFVFRTDQIFGIPADPETGEHSFYIKRLAGLPNDALRIDPPLLFVNGKVAEGFGFARVMSAKPPYRGYAPGRDYVSDPTKTYTVPEHRYFAMGDNSYNSYDSRWWGPVPEENLVGRGLFVYWPFNWHWGFIR; encoded by the coding sequence GTGTTTACCAAGAGTTACATCAAACACGGGCGGCTGCTCATTCGGCATGCGGACAAATTGCTTCGCTATCGCAGGGACCTGCTGAGCGAAAGCACCAGTGCCGAAATGAAGGCGCAGATCGAGCGGGTCCGCCAGGCGCTGAAGAAGAAAAACGAGCTTTTGGTTAAGGAGGAATCCGAACGCCTGCACGCGCTTTACACCCAGCATCTCCCCACGCCGAAAGATGCCGCCTGGCGCGAAAACGTGGAGGTAATCCTGGTGGCGATCGTCGTTGCCATCGGCATCCGGTCCTATTTCCTGCAACCGTTCAAGATCCCGACCGGCTCGATGCAGCCGACGCTCAATGGCATCATCGGCCATCCCATGACGGAGCCGGCTCCGAACATTTTGCGCCAGGTGGCGGAGTTTTTTGTCCTCGGCCGCAACTACATCAACGTCGTTTCCGCCGAGGAGGATCGCATTGAGCAGATCACCCCCCAAAAGTTCGGCTTTTTCTTTACCTTCTCGCGCATCAAGTGTGAGCGGCAGAATTTCCTCGTTTACGCGCCGCCCGATACCTTGCGCCAGGATTTCAAATTGGCTCCGGGGAACCACTACAACAAGGGCGACGTCATCGCTCGCGGCGCGATCGATACCGGCGACCAGGTTTTTGTGGATAAATTCAGCTACAATTTCATGAAACCGCACCGGGGGAATGTGTTCGTTTTTCGAACCGACCAGATTTTTGGCATCCCAGCGGACCCGGAAACGGGCGAGCATTCGTTCTACATCAAGCGCCTAGCCGGTCTTCCTAACGATGCGCTCCGGATCGATCCGCCGCTTCTCTTTGTGAATGGGAAGGTGGCGGAAGGATTTGGCTTCGCGCGAGTGATGTCGGCCAAACCTCCATACCGCGGCTATGCGCCGGGCCGTGATTATGTGTCGGACCCCACGAAGACCTACACGGTGCCGGAACACCGCTATTTCGCCATGGGCGACAACAGCTACAATAGCTACGACAGCCGCTGGTGGGGGCCGGTTCCGGAGGAGAACCTGGTCGGGCGCGGACTGTTCGTTTATTGGCCTTTTAACTGGCACTGGGGATTTATCAGGTAG
- a CDS encoding type II toxin-antitoxin system RelE/ParE family toxin produces the protein MREIIFYETDFGEKPVEEFLTELEPSARAKVVRSLEMLRTLSVVPAKFWQKLSDQKLWEIRAEYGGNIYRVLASTAKGNKVILLHGFQKKSQKTPRQDMEIAQQRQRRYFQRHGYL, from the coding sequence ATGCGAGAGATCATTTTCTACGAAACGGACTTTGGTGAAAAACCGGTCGAGGAATTTCTAACTGAGCTGGAACCTTCGGCGCGCGCGAAGGTCGTTCGCAGTCTGGAAATGCTACGAACGCTCTCCGTCGTCCCGGCCAAATTCTGGCAAAAATTGAGCGACCAAAAACTGTGGGAGATTCGTGCGGAATATGGTGGCAATATTTATCGAGTGCTGGCCTCCACCGCGAAGGGGAACAAAGTCATTTTGTTGCACGGCTTTCAAAAGAAATCGCAAAAGACCCCACGACAGGATATGGAAATTGCTCAGCAAAGGCAGAGACGGTATTTTCAACGCCACGGATATCTGTGA